A stretch of the Rosa rugosa chromosome 5, drRosRugo1.1, whole genome shotgun sequence genome encodes the following:
- the LOC133710695 gene encoding uncharacterized protein LOC133710695, protein MAANSLPILYALVLALSLFAFQSESAPQAFRRDPGHPQWHHGAFHDVRDTIRSDVRRMLHSRAEVPFQVPLEVNVVLVGFNGDGGYRYSVDAHKLEELLKISFPTHRPACLETGEALDIEHQIVYNAFPAGQPELIALEKALKEAMVPAGNARETEFGREVPLFEVDATVVEPVFQRLYSYIFDTDNSAVSAMELDRQVPSAIFVVNFDKVRMDPRNKEIDLDNLMYGKITQLTEDDMQKQEGDYIYRYRYNGGGASQVWLGYGRYVVIDLSAGPCTYGKIETEEGTVSSRTLPRLRNIMFPRGMGAASDHSTHDVFVGQLASLVSTTIEHVIAPDVRFETVDLTTRLLLPIIVLQNHNRYNIIEKGHNYSINIEAIEAQVKKMIHDGQEVVIVGGSHSLHRHEKLAIAVSKAMRGHSLQETRNDGRFHVHTKTYLDGALLKEEMERSADVLAAGLLEVADPSLSSKFFLRQHWNDESIGASDSILKHKPLWSTYDKKVGKKKKKKERKQGDLYRTYGTRVIPVFVLSLADVDPHLMMEDESLVWTSKDVVIVLEHQNQQIPLSYVSETQRRHAEPSQVQRHILAGLASAVAGLSAPYEKASHVHERPVVNWLWAAGCHPFGPFSNTSKVSQMLQDVALRNSIYARVDSALHKIRDTSEAVQTFAAEYLKTPLGEPVKGKKNKTTTELWVEKFYKKTTNLPEPFPHELVDRLENFLNNLEEQLVDLSSSLYGHRLQDAHFNSSEILQSSIFTQQYVDHVLSNEREKMKCCNIEYKYPVQSSQTYVYGGILLAGFVVYFIVIFFSNPVR, encoded by the exons ATGGCTGCAAATTCACTTCCAATACTATATGCTCTTGTTCTCGCACTGAGCCTGTTCGCGTTTCAATCCGAGTCGGCGCCTCAAGCTTTCCGGAGAGATCCAGGTCACCCTCAGTGGCACCACGGCGCCTTCCACGACGTCCGTGACACCATTCGCTCCGATGTCCGCCGCATGCTCCATTCTCGCGCCGAG gtgCCGTTCCAGGTTCCACTGGAAGTGAATGTGGTGCTTGTTGGTTTCAATGGTGATGGAGGCTATAGGTACTCGGTGGACGCGCACAAATTGGAGGAGTTGCTCAAGATCAGCTTCCCGACGCACCGTCCGGCGTGTCTTGAGACCGGGGAGGCTCTTGATATCGAGCATCAAATTGTCTACAATGCCTTCCCT GCTGGGCAGCCGGAGCTTATAGCTCTCGAGAAGGCTTTGAAAGAGGCGATGGTTCCTGCAGGAAATGCGAGAGAG ACTGAATTTGGAAGGGAAGTGCCTCTATTTGAGGTGGATGCAACTGTAGTGGAGCCGGTATTTCAGAGGTTGTATTCCTATATATTCGACACAGACAATTCGGCTGTTTCTGCTATGGAGTTGGATCGCCAAGTGCCAAGTGCAATATTTGTGGTCAATTTTGATAAG GTCAGAATGGATCCTAGGAATAAGGAAATTGATCTTGACAACTTGATGTATGGAAAAATTACACAACTAACTGAGGATGATATGCAAAAACAAGAGGGAGACTATATTTATCGCTATCGGTACAATGGAGGAGGTGCCTCTCAAGTTTGGCTGGGCTATGGCAG ATATGTAGTGATCGATCTCTCGGCCGGCCCGTGTACTTATGGAAAGATCGAAACTGAAGAGGGAACTGTCAGTTCTCGGACCCTGCCACGACTACGGAATATTATGTTTCCAAGAGGAATGGGTGCAGCTAGTGATCACTCTACACATGATGTATTTGTTGGACAACTTGCCTCTCTAGTATCCACCACGATTGAGCATGTTATAGCTCCAGATGTTAG ATTTGAAACTGTTGATCTGACAACGAGGCTGCTTTTACCAATAATTGTGCTGCAAAATCATAATCGGTACAATATTATAGAGAAGGGCCACAACTACAGTATAAATATTGAAGCAATTGAGGCACAG GTGAAGAAAATGATTCATGATGGGCAAGAAGTTGTGATTGTTGGGGGTTCACATTCATTACATCGCCATGAGAAGTTGGCAATTGCCGTTTCAAAAGCTATGCGAGGCCATTCCCTTCAAGAAACTAGGAATGATGGACGCTTTCATGTTCATACCAAGACATATCTGGATGGTGCTCTTCTTAAAGAA GAGATGGAACGTTCTGCTGATGTGCTTGCTGCTGGTTTGCTTGAGGTGGCTGACCCATCTCTTTCGAGTAAATTTTTCCTCCGCCAG CATTGGAATGATGAATCTATTGGTGCAAGTGATTCTATACTCAAACATAAACCTCTTTGGTCTACTTATGACAAAAAAGTtggcaagaagaaaaagaaaaaagaaaggaaacagGGAGATCTGTACCGAACTTATGGAACAAGAGTAATTCCTGT CTTTGTGCTATCATTGGCTGATGTGGACCCACACCTTATGATGGAAGACGAAAGTCTTGTATGGACAAGCAAAGATGTCGTGATTGTACTTGAGCATCAAAATCAGCAGATACCTCTTAG TTATGTGTCAGAAACACAGAGAAGGCATGCCGAACCATCTCAGGTACAGCGCCATATATTGGCAGGGCTTGCTTCTGCTGTGGCAGGGTTGAGTGCACCATATGAGAAGGCTTCTCATGTACATGAAAGGCCAGTCGTGAATTGGCTATGGGCAGCTGGGTGTCATCCATTTGGACCATTCTCTAATACTTCTAAAGTCAGCCAAATGCTTCAAGATGTTGCATTG AGGAACTCAATATATGCGCGTGTAGATTCTGCACTCCACAAAATCCGTGATACGTCAGAG GCTGTACAAACATTTGCTGCCGAGTATCTTAAAACTCCGCTTGGTGAGCCAGTGAAGGGCAAGAAGAACAAAACCACCACTGAGCTATGGGTGGAGAAGTTTTACAAGAAGACCACTAACTTGCCTGAACCTTTCCCACATGAATTAGTTGATAGATTGGAGAACTTCTTAAAT AACCTTGAGGAACAGCTAGTAGATTTGTCTTCGTCGTTGTATGGTCACCGGCTACAAGATGCACATTTCAACAGTTCTGAGATTCTCCAGAGTTCCATATTTACCCAGCA GTACGTAGATCATGTTTTGTCAAACGAGAGGGAAAAGATGAAATGCTGCAACATTGAGTACAAATATCCTGTGCAGTCATCTCAAACTTATGTCTATGGGGGGATTCTTCTTGCTGGATTCGTTGTATATTTTATTGTCATTTTCTTTTCAAACCCTGTACGCTAA